CTCCGCTGTCATCAGCCATGCCGGATCGGGTACGACGCTCGCCGCGCTCAGCCACGGCCTCCCCCAGCTGTTGATTCCCCAGGGCGCCGACCAGTTCGTGAACGCCGACCGTTGCGAGCAGGCGGGCGTCGGGCTGCGGCTCCTACCTGATCAGGTCACCGCCGCGGCCGTGACCGACGGTGTCGGCGCGCTGCTTGTGGGCGACACGTACGGGCGCCAGGCCCGACGAGTGCAAGCGGAGATGGCATCGATGCCGACGCCGGAGGAATGGGTGGAGCCGCTGCGCCGTGTGGCAGCGAGTGCAAGCGCGTGACTACGTGGTGGCGACGGGAAGGTGCTTGATGCCGTTGATGAAGTTGGACAGCAGCCGCTCCGGATCTCCGGTCGTGTGGATGCCCGGCGCCCGAGCGAGGAGCTCGCGGAACATCACGGTGATCTCCTGACGGGCCAGGTGCGCTCCGAGGCAGAAGTGCGGACCCGGACCGCCGAAGCCCAGGTGGGGATTGGGGTCACGGCGGATATCGAACCGATAGGGGCTGTCGAACACCGCCTCGTCGCGATTGGCCGACCAGTACGTGAGCAGCACCTTGGCGCCGGCGGGGAGGTCGACGCCGCCTAACGTCACGTCCTTGGTGGCCGTCCGGCGCATGAAGATCACCGGCGAGGCGATCCGGACGATCTCCTCGACCGCCGTCGGCGCCAGCGCCTCGAAGTCGGCGGCCCAGGCCGCCCGCTGATCCGGATGGTCGGTGAGCAGCTTCATCCCGTGACTGATGGCGTTGCGGGTCGTCTCGTTGCCTGCCACCACGAGCAGGATGAAGAA
The Acidimicrobiales bacterium genome window above contains:
- a CDS encoding cytochrome P450 codes for the protein FFILLVVAGNETTRNAISHGMKLLTDHPDQRAAWAADFEALAPTAVEEIVRIASPVIFMRRTATKDVTLGGVDLPAGAKVLLTYWSANRDEAVFDSPYRFDIRRDPNPHLGFGGPGPHFCLGAHLARQEITVMFRELLARAPGIHTTGDPERLLSNFINGIKHLPVATT